A stretch of Gymnodinialimonas phycosphaerae DNA encodes these proteins:
- a CDS encoding DUF6476 family protein: MADEIPEGDGPLPPNLRFLRVLVTVLTAVMILGVLTVILLLVIRLNDIRGPVLVHPEVFSIPAGVNTVGYSVVDGYTVIIGDDGIIRVFASDTQELVQQLDLNE; encoded by the coding sequence ATGGCGGATGAAATTCCCGAAGGTGACGGCCCCCTGCCCCCCAATTTGCGCTTCCTGCGCGTGCTGGTGACGGTACTGACGGCGGTGATGATCCTGGGCGTCTTAACGGTCATCTTGCTGCTTGTCATCCGGCTGAACGATATTCGCGGGCCGGTCCTGGTCCACCCCGAGGTCTTTTCCATTCCCGCAGGGGTGAATACGGTCGGCTATAGCGTGGTGGACGGCTACACGGTCATCATCGGCGACGATGGCATCATCCGCGTCTTCGCCAGCGACACGCAGGAATTGGTGCAACAACTGGACCTGAACGAGTGA
- a CDS encoding sodium:calcium antiporter: protein MFGLDYLLVVLGLALLVAGGEVLVRGALGLSVRFRMSPAVIGAVVMGFGTSTPELAASLSAALAGAPGLALGNVIGSNVANVALILAASAVIVPLVARIGWAEAIAVAAATLGMIAVIILGGIGPVLGAMFLGILAIFLWVSVRGGEVALSEQETEAAPGRLGQSLIFVTVGLVLLIGGAQALVSGTVDIAEAFGVPPSVIRLTVVAIGTSLPELAASLSAAVRGQGGLALGNIVGSNSFNVLGILGITALVHPIAVPPSLDMAEVWALAITGAALLVLGLWGRVPRAAGALGLAGYAGYMWLVIA, encoded by the coding sequence GTGTTTGGTTTGGACTATTTGCTGGTTGTCTTGGGCCTGGCCCTGCTTGTGGCCGGGGGCGAGGTTCTGGTGCGTGGCGCCCTGGGCCTGTCGGTGCGGTTTCGGATGTCGCCCGCCGTCATCGGCGCGGTGGTCATGGGTTTTGGCACCTCGACGCCGGAACTTGCCGCCTCACTCAGTGCGGCACTGGCGGGGGCGCCCGGCCTGGCGCTGGGCAATGTCATCGGGTCGAACGTCGCCAATGTGGCGCTGATCCTGGCGGCCAGCGCGGTGATCGTCCCCCTCGTGGCGCGGATCGGCTGGGCAGAGGCCATTGCCGTGGCCGCCGCGACCTTGGGGATGATTGCCGTGATCATTTTGGGCGGGATCGGCCCGGTACTGGGGGCGATGTTCCTGGGTATCCTGGCCATTTTCCTTTGGGTCAGCGTGCGCGGGGGCGAGGTCGCCCTGTCCGAGCAAGAGACCGAGGCCGCCCCAGGCCGCCTGGGCCAAAGCCTGATCTTCGTGACCGTGGGCCTTGTGCTGTTGATCGGCGGTGCCCAGGCCCTGGTGAGCGGCACGGTAGACATCGCCGAGGCCTTTGGGGTGCCGCCCTCGGTCATCAGGCTGACGGTGGTGGCCATCGGCACATCGCTGCCCGAACTGGCCGCCAGCCTTTCGGCGGCGGTGCGCGGGCAGGGCGGCTTAGCATTGGGCAATATCGTCGGTTCCAACAGCTTCAACGTGTTGGGAATATTGGGGATCACCGCGCTGGTGCATCCGATCGCCGTGCCGCCGTCGCTGGACATGGCCGAGGTCTGGGCGCTGGCCATTACCGGGGCGGCCCTGCTGGTACTGGGTCTTTGGGGACGGGTTCCGCGCGCGGCGGGGGCCTTGGGGCTGGCGGGATACGCAGGCTACATGTGGCTGGTGATCGCCTGA
- a CDS encoding MmcB family DNA repair protein, protein MQDVVKDVTLMPGQLLARGVCRHLRSHDFVTLEEFTPERGKRLDVMAMGPKGELWVIECKSSRVDFTSDAKWEGYLEWGDRYFWAVDDAFPTELLPDDTGLIIADSYDAEILRMGPETKLAGARRKAMTQRFARAAAMRLHMYRDPGLELPP, encoded by the coding sequence ATGCAGGATGTAGTGAAAGACGTGACTTTGATGCCCGGCCAACTGCTGGCCCGGGGCGTGTGCCGGCACCTGCGGTCCCATGATTTCGTTACCTTGGAGGAATTCACGCCCGAGCGCGGCAAACGGCTGGACGTGATGGCGATGGGCCCAAAGGGTGAATTATGGGTGATCGAATGCAAATCATCGCGGGTGGATTTCACCTCGGATGCCAAGTGGGAGGGGTATCTGGAATGGGGCGATCGCTATTTCTGGGCGGTGGATGACGCCTTCCCGACCGAGCTTTTGCCCGATGACACCGGGTTGATCATCGCTGATTCCTATGATGCCGAGATCCTGCGGATGGGGCCAGAGACGAAGTTGGCAGGCGCTCGGCGCAAGGCCATGACCCAAAGGTTTGCCCGCGCCGCCGCGATGCGCCTGCACATGTATCGCGATCCGGGGCTGGAACTGCCGCCATAG
- a CDS encoding solute carrier organic anion transporter, whose protein sequence is MTEGRPPFAPRRAVLKLMEIAGQFCIGLILSSAMSGAVLWATRGLPDVGDYDIYWQGQVGTAMGYGLVSTCLAVPIWLIGSVWRRLRWMRAWWLGLVLANGLTLTAYLAAIPTGSGG, encoded by the coding sequence ATGACCGAGGGTCGCCCGCCGTTTGCGCCCCGGCGCGCTGTCCTGAAACTGATGGAAATCGCGGGCCAGTTTTGTATTGGCCTGATCTTGAGCTCTGCGATGTCCGGTGCCGTCCTTTGGGCCACCAGAGGGCTGCCGGACGTCGGGGATTACGACATCTATTGGCAAGGCCAGGTTGGCACCGCGATGGGCTATGGCTTGGTCTCGACCTGCCTCGCGGTGCCGATATGGTTGATCGGCAGCGTCTGGCGCAGGTTGCGATGGATGCGCGCGTGGTGGCTGGGACTTGTCCTTGCCAACGGCCTGACCCTGACGGCGTACCTTGCCGCGATCCCGACAGGAAGCGGGGGCTAA
- a CDS encoding DUF6324 family protein yields MGINSENDMSADLQIGPTNLGMVRIYITGDKIDLPMDFDPEEAEDIAEELRAAAAAARKATKK; encoded by the coding sequence ATGGGGATCAATAGCGAAAACGACATGTCTGCCGATCTTCAGATCGGGCCGACGAACCTTGGCATGGTTCGGATCTATATCACGGGCGACAAGATTGATCTGCCGATGGATTTCGATCCGGAAGAGGCCGAGGATATCGCGGAAGAACTGCGGGCCGCCGCCGCCGCCGCGCGCAAAGCCACCAAGAAATAA